The Solanum pennellii chromosome 4, SPENNV200 genomic interval TTCCTATATCATTCCAGATTCTGTCCAAGGCATAGAGATCGCACACGAGTTTTAGGGCAGCACGAGAGTTTTCATCGGGACAACTGCaaataaaagagagaattaGATAAATCCTAGTTGAAGGAAAGAACAAGTTTCTCAAACTGTGATTAGGAAAGTACTTTTTAACTGCTTCAATGAACTTTTCAAGAATGAACGATTCAATATGAGACTCTGCAAGTGTCAACAGGTGATTTAAACATCTATTCCAAGCACCAAATCCTCCAAGAGTCTTGGAGTGCTTCTGAAGCCGGATAGCTACACTTTGAAGCAACCTTGACGTACGATACTGGAAAAGGAGCAGTTACAACATTAGTTAGATGTACAATGCTGTTGTATGCCAATGTGTACTGTCGTCAGATTGACCACAAAATACTCACCCTAAAAGCATCCAACTGGAAGTTAGGATTGCGTAAGTGTTCTTCACTTTCCCATCTAGCAGTAACTGGATTAGGCTGAGCAAGGTAAGAATTCATGGATTGTCTTAGGTAGTTCCATGTGACAGTGAGCGTCCCACCTTGGAATTTCTCCCTGTACTGCTTCAACAGAAGACCGGCTACCTGGATCATAAGAAGAGTCGTTATACCCTGTCCCTTTATCATATTttgcttaaaataattaagaaacaGAACAGTTCTTTTTGTATGCAAGGGGAAATGGACTCGAAATCTCAAATCTCAACCTGCTGCAGAAGAACAGTGTTGTCTCCCTCAAATGTCTGAAATATGTCATGATCATTCCTCAAAATTCCAAACCTATTGACAGCGGCATAACCATGGCCACCACAAGCTTCTCTACATGTGCTCAATGACTTTGCTGTGTAAGAAGTGATATAGGCCTTAAGCCCTGCAGAAAGTGCATGTACGTCCCCTATCAGTTCCTCATCATGAGACTTCTTCATTTCAGAATATTTTTCCACCAGATGAAGTGTGGCAAAATGGAATGCGTAGGTCGAAGCCAACATTGGCATAAGCTTGTGCTGCTGAGATTGGTAGTCAAGTATACTAACTTCAGGTTGTTTAGGAGGACCGAATTGCTGGCGCAGAAGAGAATATCTTGTTGCAATAACAACAGCAATCTTGAGAACACCCACAGATGAATACGCAAGGCCAACTCTACCACCaacaagttctccaagtgtggcaGCAAATCTTTTGCTAATTGTAGGCAGGCTGCTGGTGTATCTCCCATCCCGTGAAACGTCTCCAAATCGATTAAGAAGGTTATCTCGTGGAATTCTTACTGAACGAAATCTCAATGCACCATTATCTACTCCATTCAAGCCAACTTTATGGCCACAATCATGTATTTCAACCCCTGGCATTGTTTTGTGGGTTTTCATATCCCTTATGGGAACAATAAATGCATGAACACCCATGTCAGTAACACCTTTTGTATCATGAGTTGGTAACATCAGTCTTGCAAAAACTGTTGCAAACTTCCCATGAACGGCAGCATTACCAATCCACCATTTAATAGCCCCATCATTTGGCGTGTCAATTATGAATTCATCTGTGAGTGGATCAAAGGTGGCAACTGTCTGAAGACCTTGGACATTGGAACCTGGtgagcaaaaaaaataaaactagatTAGACTGAATCAAAGTGTCCTAATTATCAAAATAACAGCACTATATGGTAATGCTTTTGATTCAATTAAGTGGCATTCTTATGGATGTTAATTGTTATAGACATCATCAACTGCCTGGGCTATACTAACCACATTCTGCAACTTCCAGATATCCCACTTATATTCTGTAATTTTCCTTTAGAAAAAGAGGACGAAAAAATGATGGGAATGTTTCTTTGGAACATAATGCTGTAAATAAGTATACAAACACGTACAGAACAACCTAATCTTGCAAATTTCTACCAACGTTTGCTATATGCATTGAGTCACtgtgtaaaatatttatcactACTTTAGCTACGTATGTTATAAGCaaacatcatcgcccttaaatCAATTGCTAAAACACCTGTATGTGTAGTGCACACGACCAAAGAACATATTGGAAGTTGATAATGAAATGATAATTATACAAGTAGTAGTCCAAAACAGTTTACCGTGATGAAGCTCCGTCATTGCAAAGCATCCCGGGTAGTCCACATTGTCTATACCATCAAAGTATTTGTCTCTGTGCTTTTTAGTTCCCAAGTTGATAACAGAACCTCCCCATAGACTGTATTGAAAGTCCAACCCGTTAAGAATTTGTTATTAACTCTATTAATGAGAAACTTAAAACATAAGATCCATCATAGTTGCTATAGTAATCGAGATTCAGGAAAATATGCAACTAGGACAGAAAATACACCATACAGTAACAAAGGGAGGATTAGAAATGAAGACCTTTTGGTATATAAGTTTTACTAGGGTACTCTTGATCACCAACAACTTAAGGTTTGTAAATGATGCATTCTGAGAAGTATCAAATTCTAGCTTTCGCATACTGGCATAGATGATAAGTTGGAAATTAGGTGCAACATGGCCATAAGTTCTACTAGGAACTTCAATCATTTGTACACAATAGCAATAAAGAAGGAAACTCCTTAGTTGATCTGATCCAGATTAGATACTAGATCTTTCCTCAATAAACATCAAATAGCAAATCAAGGCCTTGACTAGAATCATATGAAATATCTTCTTTAAGAATATACGAAGTTGATTGGTCCATACAATCTTATTCAAAAGGAAGCTTTTCTATCTTGTTTCTATGCATGCTCTTGAACTCAAATTAAGCTATAGAACCCCCAAAAGGATCTACAGAAACTTCATCAAATGCATTTTCTAGGGAAGAAAACATTTGCATATTGGCATATTTCTGGATCCTATTGGTCCTTGTAAATGATCTTACTGGTATATACTTATATCTCGATTCTCATCTTTCTGGTAAATAATCAGCACAGAGAGAAATCTAATAAATGATTTTTCACATAGCATTAAACTGTTTCATACCAACTACACCTAAGTGGCTAAATTCCACAGACCTCTCAACGCCTCCCCGAAAAAGAGAAACTATAAAAACAAAACAGAGGCTAGCTAAAACCCAAAATCAGCATTATGAATAGTATTCTTATTtcaaattacatatataaataccAGTGCTACTCTTAACTCAAATTACAGATATAACTGTACTCCGGGCCTCAACaatgaaaacaacaaataacaacATACCCACCAGTGAAATTCcagaagaaaaatgtttttcacaAACAAATTTGACCTCAATAGtgaaaatatgtcaaaattGAAGTCGGGCGGTGAGGAGAAGTTATATTTTTACCTGTACTGAACACCCATTTTGATGCCAAGTGACATGTCAACGCTTCCCACAGCTTCAGCAATCGCAAAATACTTAGCCGGATCGTCAACCACATACCTAAATGGCCTAATCCCACCTTCCCTCACCAAACCCACAAGCTGTTTCATGCACAATTCCCTGTGTTCATCTTTCGATATCTCAATCGGTGTTTGAAGTTCCGGTCTTGAATTAAAGTAAGCAAATACTTCTTCCTGTATATCCCTATGCTTCCCTCTCATGTACTCCGACAGCGTCTCCGTGCTCACGTTAATCGCCTTCATCTTCCCTGCGCATCTCAGCAGCTCCAATTCATGAACCGGGATTTCTTGAACCGGGTTCAAATGCAACGTCAGCAAATTGATTCGCCGGTTCACGAGTTCCGCCGTTTCTTCACTGTTTTGAGGACCCTTCGAGCTGATCTTTTGAAGCTCCATGGAATCTTGAAACAAAAACGATAAATCAGTAAATATATAGATACAGAGTTGTGTATATATaggtagagagagaaagaagacgTTTTATGGTTATGGAGGTTGGGAAATAGAAATGTTGAGAGGAGGTTAGGAGAAAAATTGAAATGGTTTATACGGAACGTTAGTGTGACGTGGAGTCATGAGTGGCATGCCACGTGGAGTTATGTTATTGGAGGAAAAGTAaggtaaattaatatatatatatgtggcCCGCCTTTCGATGTAGATCAAGATAGGGATGGGTGAATCTTGAATGAATGGGAGATTTGGATGAGATTGGTTGTCAATCAAGACTCATATTTTTTGGCCATTTCCTTGGTAggatttgtttaattttttaatttgaaaaaggaaaaactctttgtttttctttattgggtttgaatatttatacaaaattagTTTAATAGCTTAGCTTACTTTGTAGGtaaaagactttttgttttgACTCTAAATAATACGCAAGTTCCGCGATATGCTAAATTAGTTGGCGATTTGTTAAATTGATAGGTGTTATTGTTAAATAATTCAGGATATGTTTATTAGTtgttaaataattcaatttggatatgttttagtaaaataattgtaattttatatttcaaactAGAATTAATGAAAAGTTGGTGGCGTTTGAAAGAAGATCCACTgacttttaatttgataaagTATGAAGTATTTAATTCTTCATATTCTATaagatatggtcatttgaagttgactcaTTCATCATCTGATAATAAAACTTAATTGGTAGAGAAACTTTGAACCCGACTTAGTGCTAGACGTTCCTTATGACTCTAATTCACATTTAATACACTTACAACATTAGAAATTGATCTTAACACATAAGATCATCAAAATTGGATTTATACGTCTATGGAAAATGATTCAGACCTTTGCTAAAAGTTACGGACGTTACAAGAAGCATGTAGGATACTAGGTAGGATTGTTGACgataaatttgtatttatatattatagtttcttacaaatttaataatataatgttAATTTGTTGAAAACATACgaaacaaatttatttatgaatataataaagaaaactATAGCATAAAACTAGGAACACACAACCTGATAagaatttaattcaaaaaacgCTGAGCAATAAAATATAAGAGGAAgcatcatttctttttttctttttctataggGAAGGACTTCTATATTTATAGATCAAAATCACTTCACCTCCTAGTGGGTTAAGACTAATGGATTATAATCCAAAAAGGGTAAAGAATTGACGACTCATTATCATCATGAAGAATAAAGTCTATGTCATAATTGTAATAGAGccattaataatttatttggagtagtaattaattaaggagTAAATAGTTTAGGATATACAATAATATTCTctttgaaggaatattgattatattcaagtgttaagggaatacatgggagatatatataggagatataggaaggagtactaatcctaataggactagaattaaggagtactaatcctaataggactaggattagtacacagtaaatactaatattattttatactatttatttaatactatctgttattatcccccctcaagctgagctgagcggaagcgaacggaagcttggaactgaggtaatcgtgctgtcggctcgggagaggcttggtgagaaNNNNNNNNNNNNNNNNNNNNNNNNNNNNNNNNNNNNNNNNNNNNNNNNNNNNNNNNNNNNNNNNNNNNNNNNNNNNNNNNNNNNNNNNNNNNNNNNNNNNNNNNNNNNNNNNNNNNNNNNNNNNNNNNNNNNNNNNNNNNNNNNNNNNNNNNNNNNNNNNNNNNNNNNNNNNNNNNNNNNNNNNNNNNNNNNNNNNNNNNNNNNNNNNNNNNNNNNNNNNNNNNNNNNNNNNNNNNNNNNNNNNNNNNNNNNNNNNNNNNNNNNNNNNNNNNNNNNNNNNNNNNNNNNNNNNNNNNNNNNNNNNNNNNNNNNNNNNNNNNNNNNNNNNNNNNNNNNNNNNNNNNNNNNNNNNNNNNNNNNNNNNNNNNNNNNNNNNNNNNNNNNNNNNNNNNNNNNNNNNNNNNNNNNNNNNNNNNNNNNNNNNNNNNNNNNNNNNNNNNNNNNNNNNNNNNNNNNNNNNNNNNNNNNNNNNNNNNNNNNNNNNNNNNNNNNNNNNNNNNNNNNNNNNNNNNNNNNNNNNNNNNNNNNNNNNNNNNNNNNNNNNNNNNNNNNNNNNNNNNNNNNNNNNNNNNNNNNNNNNNNNNNNNNNNNNNNNNNNNNNNNNNNNNNNNNNNNNNNNNNNNNNNNNNNNNNNNNNNNNNNNNNNNNNNNNNNNNNNNNNNNNNNNNNNNNNNNNNNNNNNNNNNNNNNNNNNNNNNNNNNNNNNNNNNNNNNNNNNNNNNNNNNNNNNNNNNNNNNNNNNNNNNNNNNNNNNNNNNNNNNNNNNNNNNNNNNNNNNNNNNNNNNNNNNNNNNNNNNNNNNNNNNNNNNNNNNNNNNNNNNNNNNNNNNNNNNNNNNNNNNNNNNNNNNNNNNNNNNNNNNNNNNNNNNNNNNNNNNNNNNNNNNNNNNNNNNNNNNNNNNNNNNNNNNNNNNNNNNNNNNNNNNNNNNNNNNNNNNNNNNNNNNNNNNNNNNNNNNNNNNNNNNNNNNNNNNNNNNNNNNNNNNNNNNNNNNNNNNNNNNNNNNNNNNNNNNNNNNNNNNNNNNNNNNNNNNNNNNNNNNNNNNNNNNNNNNNNNNNNNNNNNNNNNNNNNNNNNNNNNNNNNNNNNNNNNNNNNNNNNNNNNNNNNNNNNNNNNNNNNNNNNNNNNNNNNNNNNNNNNNNNNNNNNNNNNNNNNNNNNNNNNNNNNNNNNNNNNNNNNNNNNNNNNNNNNNNNNNNNNNNNNNNNNNNNNNNNNNNNNNNNNNNNNNNNNNNNNNNNNNNNNNNNNNNNNNNNNNNNNNNNNNNNNNNNNNNNNNNNNNNNNNNNNNNNNNNNNNNNNNNNNNNNNNNNNNNNNNNNNNNNNNNNNNNNNNNNNNNNNNNNNNNNNNNNNNNNNNNNNNNNNNNNNNNNNNNNNNNNNNNNNNNNNNNNNNNNNNNNNNNNNNNNNNNNNNNNNNNNNNNNNNNNNNNNNNNNNNNNNNNNNNNNNNNNNNNNNNNNNNNNNNNNNNNNNNNNNNNNNNNNNNNNNNNNNNNNNNNNNNNNNNNNNNNNNNNNNNNNNNNNNNNNNNNNNNNNNNNNNNNNNNNNNNNNNNNNNNNNNNNNNNNNNNNNNNNNNNNNNNNNNNNNNNNNNNNNNNNNNNNNNNNNNNNNNNNNNNNNNNNNNNNNNNNNNNNNNNNNNNNNNNNNNNNNNNNNNNNNNNNNNNNNNNNNNNNNNNNNNNNNNNNNNNNNNNNNNNNNNNNNNNNNNNNNNNNNNNNNNNNNNNNNNNNNNNNNNNNNNNNNNNNNNNNNNNNNNNNNNNNNNNNNNNNNNNNNNNNNNNNNNNNNNNNNNNNNNNNNNNNNNNNNNNNNNNNNNNNNNNNNNNNNNNNNNNNNNNNNNNNNNNNNNNNNNNNNNNNNNNNNNNNNNNNNNNNNNNNNNNNNNNNNNNNNNNNNNNNNNNNNNNNNNNNNNNNNNNNNNNNNNNNNNNNNNNNNNNNNNNNNNNNNNNNNNNNNNNNNNNNNNNNNNNNNNNNNNNNNNNNNNNNNNNNNNNNNNNNNNNNNNNNNNNNNNNNNNNNNNNNNNNNNNNNNNNNNNNNNNNNNNNNNNNNNNNNNNNNNNNNNNNNNNNNNNNNNNNNNNNNNNNNNNNNNNNNNNNNNNNNNNNNNNNNNNNNNNNNNNNNNNNNNNNNNNNNNNNNNNNNNNNNNNNNNNNNNNNNNNNNNNNNNNNNNNNNNNNNNNNNNNNNNNNNNNNNNNNNNNNNNNNNNNNNNNNNNNNNNNNNNNNNNNNNNNNNNNNNNNNNNNNNNNNNNNNNNNNNNNNNNNNNNNNNNNNNNNNNNNNNNNNNNNNNNNNNNNNNNNNNNNNNNNNNNNNNNNNNNNNNNNNNNNNNNNNNNNNNNNNNNNNNNNNNNNNNNNNNNNNNNNNNNNNNNNNNNNNNNNNNNNNNNNNNNNNNNNNNNNNNNNNNNNNNNNNNNNNNNNNNNNNNNNNNNNNNNNNNNNNNNNNNNNNNNNNNNNNNNNNNNNNNNNNNNNNNNNNNNNNNNNNNNNNNNNNNNNNNNNNNNNNNNNNNNNNNNNNNNNNNNNNNNNNNNNNNNNNNNNNNNNNNNNNNNNNNNNNNNNNNNNNNNNNNNNNNNNNNNNNNNNNNNNNNNNNNNNNNNNNNNNNNNNNNNNNNNNNNNNNNNNNNNNNNNNNNNNNNNNNNNNNNNNNNNNNNNNNNNNNNNNNNNNNNNNNNNNNNNNNNNNNNNNNNNNNNNNNNNNNNNNNNNNNNNNNNNNNNNNNNNNNNNNNNNNNNNNNNNNNN includes:
- the LOC107018106 gene encoding acyl-coenzyme A oxidase 2, peroxisomal, producing the protein MELQKISSKGPQNSEETAELVNRRINLLTLHLNPVQEIPVHELELLRCAGKMKAINVSTETLSEYMRGKHRDIQEEVFAYFNSRPELQTPIEISKDEHRELCMKQLVGLVREGGIRPFRYVVDDPAKYFAIAEAVGSVDMSLGIKMGVQYSLWGGSVINLGTKKHRDKYFDGIDNVDYPGCFAMTELHHGSNVQGLQTVATFDPLTDEFIIDTPNDGAIKWWIGNAAVHGKFATVFARLMLPTHDTKGVTDMGVHAFIVPIRDMKTHKTMPGVEIHDCGHKVGLNGVDNGALRFRSVRIPRDNLLNRFGDVSRDGRYTSSLPTISKRFAATLGELVGGRVGLAYSSVGVLKIAVVIATRYSLLRQQFGPPKQPEVSILDYQSQQHKLMPMLASTYAFHFATLHLVEKYSEMKKSHDEELIGDVHALSAGLKAYITSYTAKSLSTCREACGGHGYAAVNRFGILRNDHDIFQTFEGDNTVLLQQVAGLLLKQYREKFQGGTLTVTWNYLRQSMNSYLAQPNPVTARWESEEHLRNPNFQLDAFRYRTSRLLQSVAIRLQKHSKTLGGFGAWNRCLNHLLTLAESHIESFILEKFIEAVKNCPDENSRAALKLVCDLYALDRIWNDIGTYRNVDYVAPNKAKAIHKLADYLCFQVKNIARELVDAFDLPDYVTRAPIGVQTPSEAYTQYTQNVGF